The genomic interval TGTCCTATTCTATACAGTGCATCAACGTCTAACGGATACCCGTTGTTTTAAGCCGCACATCGAGGCATTGAAAAATACATCGTTACCTTTCCCAAAAAACGTCATCGCAGATGCCGGCTATGGTAGTGAAGAAAACTATATCTATTCATTGGACGAACAATTTGAATCCTTAATTCCATACAACACGTTTCTAACCGAACAAAAACGCAGCTATAAAAAAGACATTCGTCATGCGAGTAACTGGGCCTATGATGAGTACAAGGACGAGTATACTTGCCCAAACAACCGCAAGGTTTTATTCAAACGCTACTCGACACGAACGGATAAAAACGGATTTACACGCGACTTCAAAGTCTATGAATGTGAAGATTGTTCGGATTGTCCATTAAAATCCCAATGTCCGAAGGCCCAAGGGAATCGCCAAGTACAGTACAATCCAGTATATGAAGAATTAAAAGCGAAAGCAAAAGTGAGCCTTTGGTCTGAACCAAGTGCACAAATCTACGCGCGACGAAAAATCGAGGTAGAGAGTGTTTTTGGTCATATCAAGGGCAATCGGTCGTTCCGTCGCTTTTCGCTACGAAGCTTGGCGAAAGTCCAAACGGAGTTTGGCATCGTGGCCATGGCACACAATCTCCTGAAAGTGGCCGGCCTACACCAGCTACTTTCAGGAAAAAACAGGGGGAAACAAAAAACAAGTAGAGAAAAACAATTCGTTTTTCTCTACTTGTTTTATTTTAGGGACTTATTAGACAGCCCCATTGTTTATTTATGAGTGTTTGCCAATCTCTCGGCAAATACTCATACGAATATTTTTTAGCCATTCAAGATGTAAGAACAGAAAAGCCGAGAACAGCGAAAGTCACTGTGAAAGAAAAATGAAAGAAGACTTGTTAAGTCCGTTTTCATTTTGTGCGTACACGTAAATCAAGCAGGGCCGTTCACCTCGCTAACGCTTCTTTTATATAAAGGCAAGAATTTTATTGCCCGTTAATACATGACAAAAAATGTTCAGCACGATGTCTGAACATTTTTTGCTTGCCATGATTTTAAAAAATACTTAAATCCCATTCTTGTGCGATATGTTCCAATAACATCACGCCTGGCAAACTATTGCCATATTCATCAATGGCTGGCCCATATATGCCAATACCACATCCATCTTGAAACGGCAGTTCCCTTCTCAATCTTGGAGGGACAACTGCCATAATTCCTCCGGACACTCCACTTTTAGCTGGCAATCCGATGAAAGCAGCAAATCTGCCAGACGCATTGTACATTCCACAAGTAAGCATTAAGGCTTTAGTTAATCTAGCCACCTTTTTAGGTAGGATTTGTTCTTTACGAATAGGATGATATCCATCATGTGCCAGAATCAATCCTATCAAGGCTATATCCTCTGTATTAATTTCGATAGAACATTGTTTCAGGTAAACCTCTAGGGCTTCCTCTACATCCGATTCTAAAAAACCGGTCTCTTTTAAATAGTGAGCTAAGGCTCTATTGCGATGGGCTGTTTGCCATTCAGAGTGAAACACTTCCTCATTGATAGCTGGACGTTTCCCTATCATTTTTTCGATTAATGCGTAAAGAAATTCTAATTTAGTTTGTGCTGAATTTCCTGGCAAGAGTGAAGCTACCGTAATCGCTCCTGCATTAATCATAGGATTAAAAGGCTTTCCTGATTTATGCATCTCTAAACGAATAATTGAGTTGAAAGCATCTCCAGTCGGTTCCACATCAACCCGCTCTAACACATAAGAAATACCTCGACCTAAGCATGCAGCTATAAAGCTGATCACTTTTGATATACTTTGTAAGGTGAAAGGGACTTCCCAATCTCCTGACTTTATCATTGTTCCATCTGACCCCATTATGCTAATGCCTAATTGCGATGAATTTACTTTTCCTAAAGCAGGAATATAAGTGGCGTTTTGTCCTTTAGTAGCATAGGAGCGATAATGTATTACCCATTCATCTAAGTAAGCTTTCCTTTGACTATCAACCTGAACGTTATGCTCCTTTATCATTTAACCATATTCCTCCATCCCATTAATTTTATACAGTATAAATTTTTCTCTATGGGGAACAGACAATAAAATGCAAAAAACAAGGTCAAGACTATCCCCTTTTCTCATAGATTGATAAGTGATGATCAAAAGATGTAGCATATCCAAAATTTATAGATTTCTGCACCATAATCTAACAAATCATAGGCTATATTGCTCCAAAGGATAATTCAGCGTTAAAAATGCGGTCAACTCTTTACTTTTTTGTTTCCGTTCTTTACGCATTCTTGTCCGCTCTGGTGCGGTTTCATGTAATTTTCTCTCTTCTTCGGTTTCCGGAATAACTTGTGGAACACTTGTTGGGCGTTTATGCTGATCAAGTGCCACAAATGTTAAGAAGGCAGTCGCTGCAATTTTACACTCACCGCTTTTTAAGTCTTCAGCAATAATTTTTACAAACACTTCCATGGATGATGTACCTGTCCATGTTACATACGATTCAAAGCAGACGGAATCTGTTGGTCGAACAGGATGTAAAAAATCAACTGAATCTGTTGATGCAGTTACACATTCTCTTCGGCTATGACGAGCTGCAGAGGTTGATGCAACTTGGTCCAAATGACTCATTAGCCGACCACCAAATAACGTATTGTGATTATTTACATCGTTTGGGAATACACGGCTTGTTCGTATCACTCGTGATTCTTTGCAATATTTTGCTTTCATAAACATATCTCCCTAAAACATATCAATCTGTTAGCGTTATATTTATTCCATTCTGGAAATTAGCTCCAATCCTACATGCTCGTCAATAGGAATCCAACATTTTTATTTCTTTGGCTGTGTTAAATGTTAATGTTGAAAAATAGTAAAAATTTTAGGGAATGCCTTCAAATAATGGTATTCCCTATCCAATAATCTTATATGAGAACCTATACAAGCCTGGTTGTCTAAAGCACGTTATCCCTAAATAAAGTTTTTTCTATCCACTTTAAAAAAGCATTTCTTTCAACGCTCTTGATTTTACAGTCTAACATCATTACATACTCCAAAGATCATCATAATCAATGTCTTTTCCGGTAATATCCCGAAGAGCTTTTATAATTTTCCTGGCATTTTTCATTGTCGGTCCTTCTTCATATTTCGGCTGACACAGTCTGCTAATTGTATTGCGAGAAACTCCGCTTTTTGTGACTACAATCTGCTGCGTTAAATCGTGCTTATCTAAAAACTGCCCAAACTTCGATCGTCTTTTTTCTAATGAAAACCAAGCCATACATAAACCTCCTCAACTATCCTGCACCGTTAATTGAATAAGAAAATCAACACTAATCTTTAACAGGGCCATTTCTTTAAGGACTCTCTTTTGGTTTCTAAGTATGAAGCCAAGGCTCTTTCCTACTGAGAAATCGTTTCCAAAAACCTATTTTATTAAGCTTTAACCTTCTAATAATAATGATTCTAGATTTTCCAAAGCTTTTTTACGATAACCAGGAAACTGACGGCTTCTTTTTCAGCGTCAAACTCAAACATTATAATACTGCTCTTTGAACGGACAGTGATTAACCACATGAAGAATTCCATCCAATTAAAAGAGTATGTTTTAACCCTTTTTAATAGATTGGTAGAGTGATTTACATTTTATACCCATCCACGGAAACGTGAAGCTTCAGCCGTTTTTCTTATTCCAACCATATAGGCTGCTAAACGCATATCCACTTGATGGGCCTGTGAGGTTTGATAAATCGTTTCAAAAGAATCAACCATGACTTTTCGCAGTTTGTCAGCCACCTCTTCCTCTGACCAGTAATATCCTTGATTATTTTGAACCCATTCAAAGTAAGAAACAGTGACACCACCTGAACTTGCCAGTATATCTGGTACCAGGAGAACTCCTCTTTCATCTAAAGTTTTGGTAGCCTCAAGGGTTGTTGGTCCATTTGCCGCCTCCACTACAATCGATGCTTTAATACGATGGGCATTTTGTGCCGTAATTTGGTTTGAGATGGCAGCCGGTACTAAAATGTCACACTCCTTTTCGAGTAATTCTTGATTCGTGATGACATTAGTAAATAAATTGGTAACGGTTCCAAAACTATCGCGTCGCTCAAGTAAATAATCGATATCAAGCCCTTCCGGATCATAAAGAGCCCCATGCGCGTCCGAAATCCCAATCACTTTCGCCCCTGCATCATGCATGAATTTCGCCAGAAAGCTTCCCGCATTCCCAAAGCCTTGAACCACGATGCGTGCACCTTGTAAGTCCATGCCTTTTTTCTTTACCGCTTCTTCAATGCAAACCGTGACGCCGCGTGCTGTTGCTGTTTCACGGCCTTGTGAGCCCCCTAAAACAATCGGTTTGCCCGTAATAAATCCAGGAGAATCGAATTCTCGAAGACGGCTGTACTCATCCATCATCCACGCCATAATTTGAGAATTCGTATACACATCCGGTGCTGGAATATCTTTTGCGGGGCCGACAATTTGGCTGATGGCACGAACATACCCGCGGCTTAATCTCTCCAGCTCCCCAAACGACATGTTCCTAGGATCGCAAATAATACCACCTTTTCCTCCGCCGTAAGGAAGATTTGTTATGCCACACTTTAAACTCATCCAAATAGATAATGCTTTTACCTCTTCTTCATTTACTTCAGGATGGAAGCGGACTCCTCCTTTCGTAGGACCTACTGCATCGTTATGTTGAGAGCGATAGCCGGTAAACACTTTAATGGAACCGTTATCCATTCGAACTGGGATACGTACCGTGAGGATTCTAACTGGTTCTTTTAGTAACTCGTACATCTCATCGTTGTAGCCTAACTTCTGAACCGCCTCTTTTATAATGAGCTGAGTGGAATTTAATAAATTTAACGTTTCATTTTGCGTACTTTCTAGCTTTTGAACATGATCACTATTAACAGGTACTGTCACTGTCATTCTTTACACCTCTTATGTTATAAGTTGTTTTATATGAAAATATTTTGCGACTCCATTCTTTTCTGATTTTATCTAATGTTAGAGTAACCCTCTTCGGAAAATACCCCACCTCCTTAGAAGAACAGCTGGATAGTAAAGAAGATAGTATGAATCCTTAGCTACTTTATCTATTTTGCTCTAGTTAACTATCAACTAGAATTCCAAGTGTTAAACATTACAATACTAGGCAAGTGCATTCAAAAATATTTTAAAAACTACAAAACATAAAACTTGTTAAACGTCTTCATATTTGTTCCAATGAAAAGTTTGGTTTAATTTATAACAAGAACTACGGAATTTAACCAAAAACTACAAATAACTACAAAAAAAATTATAAGTTTAAAAAATGACTGTTATACATATCAATCGGTTCAGTTCTAGCGCAAAAACTTCAAGAAAATTCCAAGTAATCTCTAAATCCTGGACATACTGATACAGATGAAAAAGGGACAAACCCTTCAAGAGAAGAAGTCTGTCCC from Peribacillus asahii carries:
- a CDS encoding acyl-CoA thioesterase; amino-acid sequence: MKAKYCKESRVIRTSRVFPNDVNNHNTLFGGRLMSHLDQVASTSAARHSRRECVTASTDSVDFLHPVRPTDSVCFESYVTWTGTSSMEVFVKIIAEDLKSGECKIAATAFLTFVALDQHKRPTSVPQVIPETEEERKLHETAPERTRMRKERKQKSKELTAFLTLNYPLEQYSL
- a CDS encoding Glu/Leu/Phe/Val family dehydrogenase — protein: MTVTVPVNSDHVQKLESTQNETLNLLNSTQLIIKEAVQKLGYNDEMYELLKEPVRILTVRIPVRMDNGSIKVFTGYRSQHNDAVGPTKGGVRFHPEVNEEEVKALSIWMSLKCGITNLPYGGGKGGIICDPRNMSFGELERLSRGYVRAISQIVGPAKDIPAPDVYTNSQIMAWMMDEYSRLREFDSPGFITGKPIVLGGSQGRETATARGVTVCIEEAVKKKGMDLQGARIVVQGFGNAGSFLAKFMHDAGAKVIGISDAHGALYDPEGLDIDYLLERRDSFGTVTNLFTNVITNQELLEKECDILVPAAISNQITAQNAHRIKASIVVEAANGPTTLEATKTLDERGVLLVPDILASSGGVTVSYFEWVQNNQGYYWSEEEVADKLRKVMVDSFETIYQTSQAHQVDMRLAAYMVGIRKTAEASRFRGWV
- a CDS encoding glutaminase, with the protein product MIKEHNVQVDSQRKAYLDEWVIHYRSYATKGQNATYIPALGKVNSSQLGISIMGSDGTMIKSGDWEVPFTLQSISKVISFIAACLGRGISYVLERVDVEPTGDAFNSIIRLEMHKSGKPFNPMINAGAITVASLLPGNSAQTKLEFLYALIEKMIGKRPAINEEVFHSEWQTAHRNRALAHYLKETGFLESDVEEALEVYLKQCSIEINTEDIALIGLILAHDGYHPIRKEQILPKKVARLTKALMLTCGMYNASGRFAAFIGLPAKSGVSGGIMAVVPPRLRRELPFQDGCGIGIYGPAIDEYGNSLPGVMLLEHIAQEWDLSIF
- a CDS encoding helix-turn-helix domain-containing protein produces the protein MAWFSLEKRRSKFGQFLDKHDLTQQIVVTKSGVSRNTISRLCQPKYEEGPTMKNARKIIKALRDITGKDIDYDDLWSM